One genomic window of Buchnera aphidicola (Greenidea ficicola) includes the following:
- a CDS encoding UvrD-helicase domain-containing protein, with the protein MFLNKKQKLAVNCISGPCLVLAGAGSGKTKIIIEKIIYLINHGFYKTKNIFALTFTNKAAKEIKKRISKILGYKKTKKIFISTFHSFGMNIIKKEIKYFSFNKNFILINEYDQISFFKKITKKYKYFNKIIIKKLILKISYWKNNFLFPHNLKKKYKNNIDKNFITLYKKYLLYTKKNNYLDFNDLICLPLLLFKKYPKLKLKWRSKIKYLLIDEYQDTNFIQYKLIKFLKNINSSFTLVGDHNQCIYSWRGANFKNIILLKKDYPNIKIIKMERNYRSIGRILNIANILISNNKNIYIKKLFSKLHYGEKINICIGNNEIHEAEIIIKKILFHYNFFNKNYKNYAVLYRNKYQIKEFIKQLNIKKIPYEIINKKNFIIKKEIKYLLYYLKLLINNDDDISFLKIINKPNRNIGLSTLQKIFFFQKKKKYSFFNCIRNKNIYKYFNKKKILIFKKFIVLIKTLKNLIKKKPENILKKLIKKIKYKKWIIKKNNNINKINIIFKNISLFKKIFKKKILGNKKKKPMSLKDIIEYFILNFDNIYNNNKKKKNKIQLMTLHSSKGLEFSYVYIIGIEEGILPNKKNDIEEERRLMYVGITRAKNNLTLSFCKKRLFLGKYINTYPSRFLLELPKKDIIWKKKKEYKLKNINKLNIKKIKNIIKLYKKKKK; encoded by the coding sequence ATGTTTCTTAATAAAAAACAAAAATTAGCAGTTAATTGTATTTCTGGTCCTTGTTTAGTATTAGCAGGAGCAGGATCTGGTAAAACTAAAATAATTATAGAAAAAATTATTTATTTAATTAATCATGGTTTTTATAAAACTAAAAACATTTTTGCATTAACATTTACTAATAAAGCAGCAAAAGAAATAAAAAAAAGAATTTCTAAAATTTTAGGATATAAAAAAACAAAAAAAATATTTATTTCAACATTTCATTCTTTTGGAATGAATATCATTAAAAAAGAAATAAAATATTTTTCTTTTAATAAAAATTTTATATTAATTAATGAATATGATCAAATTTCTTTTTTTAAAAAAATTACTAAAAAATATAAATATTTTAATAAAATTATTATTAAAAAATTAATTTTAAAAATTTCTTATTGGAAAAATAATTTTTTATTTCCTCATAATCTTAAAAAAAAATATAAAAATAATATTGATAAAAATTTTATTACTTTGTATAAAAAATATTTATTATATACTAAAAAAAATAATTATTTAGATTTTAATGATTTAATATGTTTACCATTATTATTATTTAAAAAATATCCTAAATTAAAATTAAAATGGAGATCAAAAATAAAATATTTATTAATTGATGAATATCAAGATACTAATTTTATTCAATATAAATTAATTAAATTTTTAAAAAATATAAATTCTTCTTTTACTTTAGTAGGAGATCATAATCAATGTATTTATTCTTGGAGAGGAGCAAATTTTAAAAATATAATTTTACTTAAAAAAGATTATCCAAATATAAAAATAATAAAAATGGAAAGAAATTATCGATCTATAGGTAGAATTTTAAATATAGCAAATATATTAATATCGAATAATAAAAATATTTATATTAAAAAATTATTTTCAAAATTGCATTATGGTGAAAAAATAAATATATGTATAGGAAATAATGAAATACATGAAGCAGAAATTATTATAAAAAAAATACTTTTTCATTATAATTTTTTTAATAAAAATTATAAAAATTATGCTGTTTTATATAGAAATAAATATCAAATTAAAGAATTTATAAAACAATTAAATATTAAAAAAATTCCATATGAAATAATTAATAAAAAAAATTTTATAATAAAAAAAGAAATAAAATATTTATTGTATTATTTAAAATTATTAATAAATAATGATGATGATATTTCATTTTTAAAAATCATTAATAAACCTAATAGAAATATAGGTTTATCAACTTTACAAAAAATATTTTTTTTTCAAAAAAAAAAAAAATATAGTTTTTTTAATTGTATTAGAAATAAAAATATTTATAAATATTTTAATAAAAAAAAAATATTAATTTTTAAAAAATTTATTGTTTTAATAAAAACATTAAAAAATTTAATAAAAAAAAAACCAGAAAATATATTAAAAAAATTAATTAAAAAAATAAAATATAAAAAATGGATTATAAAAAAAAATAATAATATTAATAAAATAAATATTATATTTAAAAATATATCTTTATTTAAAAAAATTTTTAAAAAAAAAATATTAGGAAATAAAAAAAAAAAACCTATGTCTTTAAAAGATATTATTGAATATTTTATTTTAAATTTTGATAATATTTATAATAATAATAAAAAAAAAAAAAATAAAATTCAATTAATGACATTACATTCTTCTAAAGGATTAGAATTTTCATATGTTTATATAATAGGAATTGAAGAAGGTATTTTACCAAATAAAAAAAATGATATTGAAGAAGAACGTCGTTTAATGTATGTTGGAATAACAAGGGCAAAAAATAATTTAACATTATCTTTTTGTAAAAAACGTTTATTTTTAGGAAAATATATAAATACATATCCTAGTAGATTTTTATTAGAATTACCAAAAAAAGATATAATTTGGAAAAAAAAAAAAGAATATAAATTAAAAAATATTAATAAATTAAATATTAAAAAAATAAAAAATATAATTAAACTATATAAAAAAAAAAAAAAATAA
- the ilvC gene encoding ketol-acid reductoisomerase → MKNYFNSLNFRKKNIQLKKCNFLNNNDFIDGINILKNKKIVIIGCGSQGINQGLNMRDSGLNISFVLKKESIKKKNKSWINANNNNFNIGNFKELIPQADLVINLTPDKQHDKIINKIQPLMKKNSVLGYSHGFNIVEMGQKIRKDITVIMVAPKCPGTEVREEYKRGFGVPTLIAVHEKNDINNFGLKYAKAWAVATGGNKAGVLESSFIAEVKSDLMGEQTILCGILQTASIVLYDELVKQNFDISYSGKLIQKGWEVITESLKHGGIKLMLDRVSNTKKIRIIKLSNLLKKCFSSLFKKHMDNIISGKFSSEMIKDWKNNDENLLKWRKLSKNSAFENYPKCYKKISEQEYYDHGILMIAILKAGIELSYETMIDTGIMPESAYYESLHELPLIANTISRKRLYEMNLVISDTAEYGSYLFFNSAFPIFKKFMSNLRYGDLGKSLKEEKIDNIKLFKLNKSIEKHPIEIIGKKLRKFMIQMKKIKVAN, encoded by the coding sequence ATGAAAAATTATTTTAATAGTTTAAATTTTAGAAAAAAAAATATACAACTAAAAAAATGTAATTTCTTAAATAATAATGATTTTATTGATGGAATTAATATTTTAAAAAATAAAAAAATTGTTATTATTGGATGCGGTTCTCAAGGTATTAATCAAGGTTTAAATATGAGGGATTCTGGTTTAAATATATCTTTTGTTTTAAAAAAAGAAAGTATTAAAAAAAAAAATAAATCTTGGATAAATGCTAATAATAATAATTTTAATATAGGAAATTTTAAAGAATTAATCCCTCAAGCAGATTTAGTAATAAATTTAACTCCAGATAAACAACATGATAAAATTATTAATAAAATACAACCATTAATGAAAAAAAATTCTGTATTAGGTTATTCTCATGGTTTTAACATTGTAGAAATGGGACAAAAAATACGTAAAGATATAACAGTAATTATGGTTGCTCCAAAATGCCCAGGAACAGAAGTTCGAGAAGAGTATAAAAGAGGATTTGGAGTTCCTACATTAATAGCAGTACATGAAAAAAATGATATAAATAATTTTGGTTTAAAATACGCAAAAGCTTGGGCTGTAGCTACAGGAGGAAATAAAGCTGGTGTATTAGAATCATCTTTTATAGCAGAAGTTAAATCAGATTTAATGGGAGAACAAACAATACTTTGTGGAATTTTACAAACTGCATCTATTGTTTTATATGATGAATTAGTAAAACAAAATTTTGATATTTCATATTCTGGTAAATTAATTCAAAAAGGTTGGGAAGTAATTACCGAATCTTTAAAACATGGTGGAATAAAATTAATGTTAGATAGAGTATCAAATACTAAAAAAATAAGAATTATAAAATTATCAAATTTACTTAAAAAATGTTTTTCTTCATTATTTAAAAAACATATGGATAATATTATTTCTGGTAAATTTTCTTCTGAAATGATTAAAGATTGGAAAAATAATGATGAAAATTTATTAAAATGGAGAAAATTAAGTAAAAATAGTGCTTTTGAAAATTATCCTAAATGTTATAAAAAAATTTCTGAACAAGAATATTATGATCATGGTATATTAATGATAGCAATTTTAAAAGCAGGAATTGAATTATCATATGAAACTATGATTGATACAGGAATTATGCCTGAATCTGCATATTATGAATCATTACATGAATTACCTTTAATAGCTAATACTATTTCAAGAAAACGTTTATATGAAATGAATTTAGTAATTTCTGATACTGCAGAATACGGTAGTTATTTATTTTTTAATTCTGCATTTCCTATTTTTAAAAAATTTATGTCAAATCTAAGATATGGTGATTTAGGAAAATCTTTAAAAGAAGAAAAAATAGATAATATTAAATTATTTAAATTAAACAAATCTATTGAAAAACATCCAATTGAAATTATAGGTAAAAAATTACGTAAATTTATGATTCAAATGAAAAAAATAAAAGTTGCTAATTAA
- the ilvD gene encoding dihydroxy-acid dehydratase — protein MPVYRSYTTTQGRNMSGARSLWRATGMNDKDFKKPIIAIVNSFTEFVPGHIHLRNIGKLVSKSIYKNGGIGKEFNTIAIDDGIAMGHSGMLYSLPSRELIADSVEYMINAHCVDAMVCISNCDKITPGMLIAALRLNIPCIFVSGGPMEAGININANNKKKIDLINTIIESANINVTNEDLNNTENSSCPTCGSCSGMFTANSMNCLMEVLGLALPGNGTLLATHSERKKMFIKSGKIIVKLTKNFYEKNDFSILPRNIANKNSFLNAMIVDIAMGGSTNTILHLLAAAQEGKINFTIKNINKLSKKIPHICKLSPSSDLYHIEDLHRAGGIIGILNELKKKKLIYNNTKNILNVTLKKTLKKYDILSTKNKNILNMYLSGPGNIKTIKPFSQSFKWKNLDKDRKNGCIRSVNNCYNKQGGIAILYGNLAVNGCVIKTAAIKKKNYFFKGPAKIYESQEEAVYAILNNKIDIGDVIVIRYEGPKGGPGMQEMLYPTTYLKSMNLDKKCALITDGRFSGGTSGLSIGHISPEAANKGVIGLIKNKDIIIIDIKNKSIHVNLSKKELFNRKVLEEKRGNNAYTPKNRKRKISKSLKIYSIFATSADKGAIKKINNF, from the coding sequence ATGCCCGTATATCGTTCATATACTACAACTCAAGGAAGAAATATGTCAGGAGCTAGATCTTTATGGAGAGCAACTGGAATGAATGATAAAGATTTTAAAAAACCTATTATAGCTATTGTAAATTCTTTTACTGAATTTGTTCCAGGGCATATACATTTAAGAAATATAGGAAAATTAGTTTCTAAAAGTATTTATAAAAATGGAGGAATAGGTAAGGAATTTAATACTATTGCAATAGATGATGGAATAGCTATGGGTCATTCTGGTATGTTATATTCATTACCTTCTAGAGAATTAATAGCAGATTCTGTAGAATATATGATTAATGCACATTGTGTTGATGCTATGGTTTGTATATCTAATTGTGATAAAATTACTCCAGGAATGTTAATTGCAGCATTAAGATTAAATATTCCTTGTATTTTTGTTTCAGGTGGACCTATGGAAGCAGGAATTAATATTAATGCTAATAATAAAAAAAAAATAGATTTAATTAATACTATTATAGAAAGTGCAAATATTAATGTAACAAATGAAGATTTAAATAATACAGAAAATTCTTCTTGTCCTACATGTGGTTCTTGTTCAGGAATGTTTACAGCAAATTCTATGAATTGTTTAATGGAAGTATTAGGTTTAGCATTACCAGGAAATGGGACTTTATTAGCTACTCATAGTGAAAGAAAAAAAATGTTTATAAAATCTGGTAAAATTATTGTTAAATTAACAAAAAATTTTTATGAAAAAAATGATTTTTCAATATTACCAAGAAATATAGCAAATAAAAATTCATTTTTAAATGCAATGATAGTTGATATAGCTATGGGTGGTTCTACAAATACTATTTTACATTTATTAGCTGCTGCTCAAGAAGGAAAAATAAATTTTACTATAAAAAATATTAATAAATTATCTAAAAAAATACCACATATATGTAAATTATCTCCTAGTAGTGATCTTTATCATATTGAAGATTTACATAGAGCTGGAGGAATAATTGGAATATTAAATGAATTAAAAAAAAAAAAATTAATTTATAATAATACTAAAAATATACTTAATGTTACTTTAAAAAAAACTTTAAAAAAATATGATATTTTATCTACAAAAAATAAAAATATTTTAAATATGTATTTATCTGGACCAGGAAATATTAAAACAATAAAACCATTTTCTCAATCTTTTAAATGGAAAAATTTAGATAAAGATAGAAAAAATGGTTGTATAAGATCAGTAAATAATTGTTATAATAAACAAGGAGGAATAGCAATTTTATATGGAAATTTAGCTGTAAATGGATGTGTTATTAAAACAGCTGCAATTAAAAAAAAAAATTATTTTTTTAAAGGTCCTGCAAAAATATATGAAAGTCAAGAAGAAGCAGTATATGCTATATTAAATAATAAAATTGATATTGGAGATGTAATAGTTATTCGTTATGAAGGTCCAAAAGGAGGACCTGGAATGCAAGAAATGTTATATCCTACTACTTATTTAAAATCTATGAATTTAGATAAAAAATGCGCTTTAATTACTGATGGAAGATTTTCTGGTGGAACATCTGGTTTGTCTATAGGTCATATTTCTCCTGAAGCTGCAAATAAAGGAGTTATAGGATTAATTAAAAATAAAGATATAATAATTATTGATATAAAAAATAAATCTATTCATGTAAATCTTTCAAAAAAAGAATTATTTAATAGAAAAGTATTAGAAGAAAAAAGAGGAAATAATGCATATACTCCTAAAAATAGAAAAAGAAAAATTTCAAAATCTTTAAAAATATATTCTATTTTTGCTACTAGTGCAGATAAAGGAGCAATTAAGAAAATTAATAATTTTTAA